TCGGGGCGGTTGCTGTTGCGGACGAGGATCTCGTCCCCGTCCTCGGCCACCTCGAAGCACTGGCCGTTGTCCGTGAAGGTGGACTTGCGCCAGTGCAGATCGGTCGTGTTGTCG
This Acidimicrobiales bacterium DNA region includes the following protein-coding sequences:
- a CDS encoding DUF397 domain-containing protein — translated: DNTTDLHWRKSTFTDNGQCFEVAEDGDEILVRNSNRPEAGTIPFTRGELAAWVAGCKAGEFDDLA